TTTTGCGTTTGTGTATTAATTTTATATTTGCAACATAGTTGCATTTAAATATGATTCGATTTTGTACATATATCATTCTATTCATAGCCTGCCCGGCTATTTCCGGTGCACGCGCGGCAACTATTTCCGGCGTAGTGCTGGATGAAAAAGGCGATGCCATACCGGGTGTGTATGTCGAGCTTTCCACTGCCGGTAAAAGTGCCATAACCGATGAGGCCGGTCAGTTTACGTTTGCAGAACTGGCACCCGGAGTATATGAGCTAAACCTTTCTTACATCGGTTTTGAACCTCAAAAAAGAACCCTCACGATAAACAGCACCCGGCATGACCTGAACATTAAAATAACTCTGGTAGGGCAGGTTACGGAGCTTAATGAAGTGACTGTAACCGGAAAAACAGAAGGGCAGGAGCTACAGGAAAGCGTAGCCAGCGTTGCAGTTCTGGATACGCGGGATTTCTATTCGAAAAATATCAATACCAGCGATGTCATCAAGCAGATCTCGGGCGTAAATGTGCGCCAGACCGGTGGCTTTGGAAGTGACGCGCAGGTTTATATCAATGGTATGTCCGGTAAGCAGGTGAAATTTTTCCTTGACGGCATACCTCTGTCATACTTCGGCTCAGGTTTTGGGCTGAATGCTTTGCCGGTCAATATGATGAAGAGGATTGAGGTGTATAAGGGTGTAGTGCCGGTTGATCTCGGAGCCGATGCCCTTGGCGGGGGTATCAACATCATTTCAAGAAAAGAGTATATCAGCTATCTGGATGCCTCATACTCGGTCGGCTCATTTAATACCCATAAAGTCAATTTCAACGGCCAATGGGTAAACACTGATAAACAAGCCTTTTTAGGTATTTCGTCATTTTACAACCATTCGGACAATGACTATAAGATCGATGTGGAGATCCCGGATGCCAGCGGTAATCCGCAGCCTGCCCGGGTAAGGCGTTTTCACGACAAGTTTACTAACTATCTGGTCAACCTGAATGCAGGGGTTTACAATAAAAGCTATGCTGACCGGCTGGTGCTCAGCATGAGGTATTCCGGGCTGGATGATAATATTCAACACAATGCCATCATGTCTCAACCCTATGGAGAGGCTATTTATGAAGAGTCAACCACCGGAGTTTCCCTGGAGTATGAAAAGCAGTCTATATTGCCGCGAACTGGTCTCAAATGGTACGGAGGGGCCAATTTCACATCAGGTTATTTTCAGGATACCACCCTGAATGCCTACACCTGGGATGGGGAGGCAAACCACAGACGCACTGATGGCGGGGAAATATCTACTTCCGGGAATTTGCTGGACCTGACTTCTAAAAATGCCGTCAGCAGACTTAATATTACCTTTAACCCATGGAGCAAGGGCAGCTTTACACTCAACATGCTTTCTTCGTGGTTCAGGCGCGTGGGGGAAGACCCGATAGCTGCCGGTTTCTACGGAGAAGACTACTACAGCAACCCAACCGAGCTGGTCAGGAATGTTGTGGGGCTGGCTTATGAGCATGTTTTTGCTAACGGGCTAACCAGCTACACAGCAGTGAAACACTTTGCTTTCAACGCAGAGGGGTATTCCATTCAGAATATGGAGTTTTTGCCTCACAGTCAGTCCATATCAAACTTTGGTTTTTCCCAATCCATAAAATACAATTTCACCAGTCAGATCCTGGCCAAAGCCTCATATGAATACGCTACACGGCTACCGGATGAGTTTGAACTTTTTGGTGATTTTACCATGGTAAAGCCCAACCCATCGTTGCAAC
This region of Fulvivirga ulvae genomic DNA includes:
- a CDS encoding TonB-dependent receptor, which encodes MIRFCTYIILFIACPAISGARAATISGVVLDEKGDAIPGVYVELSTAGKSAITDEAGQFTFAELAPGVYELNLSYIGFEPQKRTLTINSTRHDLNIKITLVGQVTELNEVTVTGKTEGQELQESVASVAVLDTRDFYSKNINTSDVIKQISGVNVRQTGGFGSDAQVYINGMSGKQVKFFLDGIPLSYFGSGFGLNALPVNMMKRIEVYKGVVPVDLGADALGGGINIISRKEYISYLDASYSVGSFNTHKVNFNGQWVNTDKQAFLGISSFYNHSDNDYKIDVEIPDASGNPQPARVRRFHDKFTNYLVNLNAGVYNKSYADRLVLSMRYSGLDDNIQHNAIMSQPYGEAIYEESTTGVSLEYEKQSILPRTGLKWYGGANFTSGYFQDTTLNAYTWDGEANHRRTDGGEISTSGNLLDLTSKNAVSRLNITFNPWSKGSFTLNMLSSWFRRVGEDPIAAGFYGEDYYSNPTELVRNVVGLAYEHVFANGLTSYTAVKHFAFNAEGYSIQNMEFLPHSQSISNFGFSQSIKYNFTSQILAKASYEYATRLPDEFELFGDFTMVKPNPSLQPEQSHNANAGVQFTSGKLTAELNGFYRLTDNIIWLRTSQFFAQYQNLLKAMVKGVEAEVQYRPFTFLSVKANATYQDIRNRSSREVTGSVDNRYFDARLPNIPYLFGNGEVRFTKENILGSKNSFSAWWSAGYVHDFYLFWAVDGRKELKNIVPEQFIQNAGVSYSLPENKLSVALEFTNLFDRKAYDNFSVQRPGRAFYLTLRTFINTNQNNK